One Miscanthus floridulus cultivar M001 chromosome 11, ASM1932011v1, whole genome shotgun sequence DNA window includes the following coding sequences:
- the LOC136494181 gene encoding NDR1/HIN1-like protein 1 translates to MAVKGCGGHKGCECECERKRLYRKCCAALVALILLVLFIILVVWLVLRPHKPKFYLQDLSVLCLNVTPPASTYLFTTMQATVAARNPNDRVGVYYDQADAYAEYKGVAITVPTGLPVQYQGPNDASVWSPFLRSLDSVQLPPQLAVALAQDETAGYVLIDVRVDGWVRWKVGTWISGHYHLRVNCPALLTVNEGKGSYGANTGGGTGYFRFQQVAACAVDV, encoded by the coding sequence ATGGCGGTGAAGGGCTGCGGCGGGCACAAGGGTTGCGAGTGCGAGTGCGAGCGTAAGCGTCTGTACCGCAAGTGCTGCGCGGCGCTCGTCGCGCTCATCCTCCTCGTCCTCTTCATCATCCTCGTCGTCTGGCTGGTGCTGCGTCCCCACAAACCCAAGTTCTACCTGCAGGACCTGTCGGTGCTGTGCCTCAACGTGACGCCGCCGGCGTCCACGTACCTCTTCACCACCATGCAGGCGACCGTGGCGGCGCGGAACCCCAACGACCGCGTCGGCGTGTACTACGACCAGGCGGACGCGTACGCCGAGTACAAGGGCGTGGCCATCACGGTGCCCACGGGCCTCCCCGTGCAGTACCAGGGGCCCAACGACGCGTCCGTGTGGTCCCCGTTCCTCCGCTCCCTCGACAGCGTCCAGCTCCCGCCGCAGCTCGCCGTCGCGCTCGCGCAGGACGAGACGGCGGGCTACGTGCTCATCGACGTCCGCGTCGACGGGTGGGTCCGGTGGAAGGTCGGCACGTGGATCTCCGGGCACTACCACCTCCGCGTCAACTGCCCCGCGCTGCTCACCGTCAACGAGGGCAAGGGCAGCTACGGCGCCAACACCGGCGGCGGCACCGGCTACTTCCGATTCCAGCAGGTCGCCGCCTGCGCCGTCGACGTCTAG